The following proteins come from a genomic window of Citrobacter europaeus:
- the ppdD gene encoding prepilin peptidase-dependent pilin, which translates to MDKQRGFTLIELMVVIGIIAILSAIGIPAYQNYLRKAALTDMLQTFVPYRTAVELCALEHGGTATCDAGTNGIPSPATTRYVSAMSVEKGVVSLSGQESLNGLTITMTPGWDNANGITGWSRNCVIQNDSALQQACEDVFRFDTN; encoded by the coding sequence ATGGACAAGCAACGCGGCTTCACGCTTATCGAACTCATGGTGGTCATTGGCATTATTGCCATCCTTAGCGCCATCGGCATTCCGGCCTATCAAAACTATCTGCGCAAAGCTGCGCTGACAGACATGCTGCAAACCTTTGTTCCCTATCGCACGGCGGTTGAGCTTTGTGCGCTTGAGCATGGCGGAACAGCAACCTGCGATGCCGGAACGAATGGCATCCCTTCTCCAGCCACTACCCGTTATGTCTCCGCCATGAGCGTTGAAAAAGGGGTGGTCAGCCTCAGCGGACAAGAAAGTCTGAACGGACTAACCATCACCATGACGCCAGGTTGGGACAATGCCAACGGCATTACTGGCTGGAGTCGTAACTGCGTCATCCAGAATGACAGCGCACTGCAACAAGCCTGTGAAGACGTTTTCCGTTTCGACACCAATTAA